The Lucilia cuprina isolate Lc7/37 chromosome 5, ASM2204524v1, whole genome shotgun sequence genome includes a window with the following:
- the LOC124420195 gene encoding uncharacterized protein LOC124420195 translates to MYETLKSALVNEFQDSEEKRLQKLLENIQLGDKRPSTLLREIRQLSLGKMSDDMLKSLWFQRLPATLKALLSISSDSLDKQAVMADKINDQLDSSFLCRVSTPSQTPLEQIEKRISELIQRIDAINSPLSHRSRNRSTSNSRDQNVSRNLCWYHFTFGSKANKCRPPCAHQAEI, encoded by the coding sequence ATGTATGAGACTCTCAAGTCCGCCTTAGTTAATGAATTTCAAGATTCCGAGGAAAAACGATTGCAaaaattgttggaaaatatTCAGTTGGGTGATAAACGTCCCTCTACACTGTTGCGCGAAATTCGGCAATTATCATTAGGTAAGATGTCGGACGATATGCTGAAATCTTTATGGTTCCAACGTTTGCCAGCAACTTTAAAAGCGCTGTTATCAATAAGTTCGGATAGCTTAGATAAACAGGCGGTCATGgctgacaaaataaatgatcaGCTTGATTCTTCCTTTCTTTGTCGAGTTAGTACGCCTAGCCAAACTCCACttgaacaaatagaaaaaaggaTAAGTGAACTTATTCAGCGCATTGATGCAATAAATTCTCCTCTATCCCATCGCAGCCGTAATAGAAGCACAAGCAATAGCAGAGACCAAAATGTATCAAGAAACTTATGTTGGTATCATTTTACGTTCGGCTCAAAAGCGAATAAATGCCGTCCTCCTTGTGCACACCAAGCGGAAATCTAA